The Candidatus Eisenbacteria bacterium DNA segment GCTCTTGAAGAGATGCCTTTGCCAAATCGAGATTGTTCGATGGATGTTTTTGAAACTGGAGTGGCTTGGTGTCGATGTCTATATCTACCCGTTATCTAGGGTATGGAGAGCAAGGATGAAGGGAAACGGAAACAGAGCAGATTGGGAGCAACTCCCAGGCGAAAGTGATGAGGCTTACGCATGTTTCCTCTGGTATTGTTCGCTACCACCAGAAGAAAGAAGCCTTGAGGAACTTTGGAGAACGCTTCCACTAACGGAACGAAAGCGCTTTGAGGAAGCTTTTCAAAGAGAGCAAGAAGAAGAGGGGAAGAAGGCTGGGAGGGGGAAGAAAGCGACAGGGAAGAGAACGTGAAAGATCAAGAGACAAGGCTGAAGTTTGTAGAGTTGAGGGCCAAGGGGCTTTCCTTTAGCTCAATAGCTAAGGAACTCAGGGTAAGCAAACAAACACTTATGGACTGGAGCAAGGACCTTGAGGAGGACATAGCCAACCTCAGGGCGATAGAGCTTGAGGCTCTTCAAGAAGAATACTACTTAACGGTCAGAAGGCGAGTAGAACTTCTCGGAGAGAGGCTAAAGAGTGTCAAGGAAGAACTGGACAAACGCGACTTGAAGGAGATCCCCAC contains these protein-coding regions:
- a CDS encoding helix-turn-helix domain-containing protein, with the translated sequence MKDQETRLKFVELRAKGLSFSSIAKELRVSKQTLMDWSKDLEEDIANLRAIELEALQEEYYLTVRRRVELLGERLKSVKEELDKRDLKEIPTEKLFDLLLRCSSLLKEEYIEPHFRSTKEWIEDRARTEELNSLLHL